The Bernardetia sp. ABR2-2B DNA window AGATGCACAACAAGGTGATGCTGCTACTGCTGTTGCTGGAGAATTTTCTGCTGCTCAACTTGGTTTTTATGTTCAAGATGAATATTCAGCAACTAACAAACTTACTCTTACAGGAGGTCTTCGTGTAGATATTCCTTTATTCTTTGATGAGCCAACTGCAAACCAAGATTTCAATGCAAACGCACTTCCTGAAATGCTTCAAACTTGGGCACCAGATGTAGAGGTTGCTTCTGGAACTATTCCTTCTGGAAACGTTCTTTTCTCTCCTCGTTTTGGTTTCAATTACGATGTGAAAGGTGATCGTTCTGTACAAGTTCGTGGTGGTCTTGGTTTATTTACTGGTCGTATTCCTTTTGTATGGCCTGGTGGAGCATTTACAAACAATGGCGTATTTATAGCTAGTGTATTCCAAAATAACCCTCAAACTATAAATAGTGCAGGTGATACGGTAGCACTTCCTTTCAACCCAAATCCATTTGACCAATATACAGGTGCTGATATTGTAGGTTCACGTGAAGGAGCTAGTCAGATTGACCTTTTTGCAGATGACTTTAAATATTCTCAAGTATTCCGTACTAGTTTAGCTGTTGATACAAAACTTCCTTTTGGTTTAGTAGGTACTTTAGAAGGTATTTACACAAAAAATATCAATCAAATTTTGTATCGTAATATCAACGTAGCTGCACCAGTAGGAACTGTAAATACTTCTTATGGAGATGATCGTCCTGTATATGATGGAGCAATTACTCGTGATTATGACCGTGTACTTCTAGCTACTAATACAAACGAAGGATATTCTTACAATATTACTGCTCAAATCCAAAAGCCATTCTCTGGTAGAAAATTTGATTTCTCTGCAAATGTAGCTTATACATTCGGGCGTTCTACTTCAGTGCTTGATGGAACTTCTTCTCAAAACTCTTCTAACTGGAGAAACACGTATGTAACTGACAGAAATAATTTAGAACTTAGTCGTTCTGATTTTGACCCTGGTCATCGTATTAATGCTTTCGTTTCTGGAAAAGCTACTTATGGTAGTTTTGCTGCAACTACAATCTCACTTTTCTATAACGGACAGTCAGGAAGACCATTCTCTTATGTATATGCTGGTGGTATCCATGGTGATGACCGTTCAGGACGTGATTTCAATAACTTAATTTGGATTCCTGCTGACCAAAGTCAAATCAATTTGATTGACAATATCGATAGAGATGGTAATTTAGTTGCTACTGCAGCTGAACAGTGGACTGCTCTTAATAATTTTATTGAAAATGATGATTATTTGAGTAAGAACCGTGGAGGTTATGCAGAACGTAACGGACCTCGTCTTCCTTTTGAATCTATCCTTGATTTGAAATTAGTTCAAGATTTCTTTGTTACAACAGGTAGTGGAAGCCGTAATCAACTTCAAGTTACTTTTGACATCTTTAACTTCACTAACTTCTTAAACAAAGATTGGGGTCGTCGTCGCTCAATGCCTTTTGGTAGTTATGCTGCTATTGATTTTGAAGGTTTTGTAGATGAAGACAATGGAGATTTTACTCCTCAATTTATTTTTGAAGAAGATGGGTCAGCTAAAGAAGTTTCTCAAATTAGAGATACTGGTTTTTATAGCTCACGTTGGCAAATGCAACTTGGTGTACGTTATATCTTCAAGTAAGAATAATGAAATACTAAATTTGTAAATAAATTTTACTTAAAAACCCTTTCAGAAAGTTTCTGAAAGGGTTTTTTGATGCTCTCTACTTTTCAAAATAGCAAAATAAATATATTCTTTTGATTAGGTTATCCAACTCTTTTAAGTGAATAGGTTCATCATCTGGACAAATTCCTATCGAAAAATCTTTTTATTCAGTAGCTTTTTGATTATCTTTCCAAAAAGTGTATTTAAATTAAAAAAATATTCTAATTTCTGAAAAACAAAATTTAATTAGTAGATAGATATTTTTCTATGTGGAAACTCAATACTATTGGCAAACGTGTTCGTGCTGGTAATCTCATTATTATTATTGCTGCTGTGATTAGTGCTTCATTGAGCTTGTTTATGCTCTCACGTAGCCAAAAAATGCTTCATCAATCCTTTTCCGTAATTACTCCTTCGGTAGAGGCTATTAATGATTTGCTTTTGCTTGTAACACGCTCAAAGATGTATATTACCAACTGGATTCATCTGCCTGATAATATTGATGACAAAGAAGATTTGATTTTGCTGCATAATGAGCAGTTCCCAGAAGTAAAAGATAGAATAAGTACACTCAAAAGAGATTGGCAAAACAAAGAAAATGTATATCGTGTAGATTCTATAATCATCGCTTTTGATGACATTCTTCAAACAGAGCAAGAAGTAATGAATACGCTCAACCGTTCGGAAGATTATAGTGATGGCACAAAAAGAGAAAAAGCAATTCGGTTAGTAAACGAAATGATTATTCCCAATAGTAATATACTCATAAAGAATTTAGAAGCATTAGAAGCAAGTAAACTAAAAGAAAAACAAGCAGATGGAGATTCTGTCGAACGTTCTCTAAACTGGTTATATAAAATTATATTAGGTTTAGGTATCACTACTTTTATTGTTGGTTCTATGGCAAGTTTTTTAACCACAAAAAGTGTTTCAAAACCTATTCAAAAGCTCAATCAAGTGTTAGCTGGATTGGCTAGAGGTTCTATTCCTAATTCTGACTTTGGAATACGAATAGGAAATCATGAAATTGGGCAAATGACACGTTCTTTGCAAGAACTTATCAAAAGCCTAAAAAATACTTCAGAATTTGCTCGTAAGATAGGAAGTGGAAAGTATAATAGTGCTTTTGATGTTTTGGGGGAAAATGATATTCTCGGAAACTCTCTTTTAGATATGCGTAATAGCTTGGCTAAAGTAGCCGAAGAAGATCGTCGAAGAGCTTGGATAACAGAAGGAATAGCGCAATTTGGAGATATTCTCCGTGCTAACTATGATGATACAGAAGAATTTGCTGCTGCTATTGTTCAACGTTTAGTAAAATATACAGAGGCAAATCAGGGGGGAGTTTTTGTGATTTCTGAAACACCCGATTCAGAAGGTGAATTTATGTATTTAGCTGCTGCTTATGCGTGGGACAAACCTAAATATTTAGAGAAAAAAATACGAAAAGGAGAAGGACTTACAGGACAAGCTTGGCAAGAAGGTGAGACTGTATTTTTATCTTATGTTCCTGATGATTATATCCATATTACCTCTGGGCTTGGAAATACAAACCCATCTTCAATTTTACTCACTCCTTTGAGTTATAATCAGAAATTATATGGAGTGGTAGAACTTGCCTTTTTCAATCCTCCAGAACCTTATCGCATAGAATTTGTCGAAAAAATTGTAGAAAGTTTTGCTTCTACGTTGTCTTCTGTCAGAACAAATCAACGTACTCAACTTCTCCTAAAAGAATCTCAAGAAATGACCGAGCAGATGAGAGCGCAAGAAGAAGAAATGCGTCAGAACGTCGAAGAGCTACAAGCAACACAAGAAATGGTAGAAAGAAAGAGTAGAGAATTAGAAGACCAACTCAATGCCATTAATCAAGCTGCTGCTATGATAGAGCTAAACCCAAGAGGAATCATTACTGAAATAAATGAATTGTATCTGAAAATATCTCAATATTCAGAAGAAGAAATAAAAGGACAACCTCATACTATCTTATTAAAAGAGGGATATGAAACGTCTAACAAATACATGCAGCTTTGGGAAAATCTAACTCAAGGAATTATAGTAGAGGGAGAATTCGAACGTCAAGCAAAAGATAAATCTTCGTTTTGGTTACGTGCAACTTATTATCCAGTTATGGATAATTATAAAAACCTAGAACGTGTAATTCATATTGCGACGGACATTACAGAGCAAAAAACACAAGCCATTCGCTTAGAAGAAACATTGACAGAACAAGCAGAAGCTGTTGAGCAAATGCGTATGCAAGAAGATGTTATGCAACAAGCTATGGAACAAATGCAAGAAGCACAACAAGAAGTAGAAAAGCGAGAAAAACTATTAGAAGAATCATACAAAGAACAAGAGCAGTATATCGAACAAATGAACTCACAAGAAGAAATGATGGCGATGAGTATGGAAGATATGAATCAAAATATAGAAGAAATTACTAAAGAAAAGGAAGAAATGAAACAAAAATTAATCGCTTGTCAGAAAAGAGTAGAAGAGCTAGAGAGTAAAAAGTAGTAAGTCATTATCAATCGTACTAAAATAAGTAAAAAACTCCTCCTATTAATTGTTTTTCATTGATAATGAATATTTTAGGTCGTACCTTTGCACAAAAATAGGTGGTTAGTTAAATAAATAGTTGATTTACAAAATGTTAGCAAAACAAATTTACTAACAACTTATTTCCTCTTTAAAATAAAAATAACTTACGCTTTAGCGTAAAAAAAATAGTTTTATATAGATTTTGTTCCTTCTATGAACTTACTAATTGGTCAGATAGGACATTTATTTGTCATCCTTTCTTTTGTTTCTTCCATTGTGGCTGCGATTGCTTATTATTTTGCTAGTCAGAATAATGAATCACTTTCAGATAAAAAAGAGTTAGAAATATACTCTTGGAAAAAAATGGCTCGCCTTGCTTTTGGTGTTCATGCTTTTTCTGTGATTGCTGTGGTGGTGGTTCTTTTTTCAATTATCTATAATCATCAATACGAGTATCATTATGCGTGGAGTCACTCTTCGAACAACTTACCGTATTATTACATGATTTCTTGTTTTTGGGAAGGGCAAGAGGGGAGTTTCTTGCTTTGGATTTTTTGGCATGTTTGTATTGGTGCTGTGATTATTCTGCGCTCTATTTTTATCAAACATAAGAAAAACAACGCATGGGAAGCTCCTGTAATGATGGTTTTTGCTACTGTACAGGCATTTTTGGCTTCTATGATTTTGGGCGTAATTGTTCCTTTTGCTAATCTTAAAATTGGTAGTTCGCCTTTTATCTTGCTGCGTGATGCGATGGATGCGCCCATTTTTCAGTCTCAACCTAATTATATTCCTGTCGATGGAACAGGTCTGAACCCACTTTTACAAAATTATTGGATGGTTATTCATCCTCCTACATTATTTTTAGGATTTGCGCTTTGTCTTGTGCCTTTTGCCTTTGTGATTGCTGGACTTTGGAAAAAAGAAACTACCAAATGGCTCAAACCTACCTTTGCTTGGTCTTTATTAGCTGCTGCCATTTTGGGAGTAGGAATTGTAATGGGTGCATATTGGGCGTATGAAACACTTAATTTTGGTGGGTATTGGAACTGGGACCCAGTAGAAAATGCTGTTTTTATCCCTTGGTTAGTTTTGATTGCAGGAATACATGCCATGACAATGCAACAAAAGCGACCTTCAATGGCAAAACTTTCTGCTGTTTTGATGCTTTCTAGTTTTTTATTGATTTTGTACTCTACCTTCCTTACTCGTAGTGGAATTTTGGGAGATACTTCGGTTCACTCTTTTACAGATTTAGGACTTTCTGGTCAGCTTCTGATTTATCTTTTATTCTTTGTAATTGGTGCAAGTATTTTATTTTTTATGAATTGGAATAACTTTCCAAAATCAAAAGAAGAATCTAGTTTTTATTCAGGTGAATTTTGGGTTACGCTTGGTGTTGTAGTTTTAGGACTTTCTGCGCTACAAGTTTTAGTTCCTACTTCTATCCCAGTGTATAATGCTATTTTAGATAATTTAGGAATAGATTCAAATGTAGCTCCTCCAGCTGACCCAGAAATGTTTTATACAAAATGGCAACTTTGGTTTAGTGTCGGAATTGCTTTTCTTTCTGCAACAGCACAAATTTTTTGGTGGAAAAGAATTGAAAAATCCAATATCAAAGATAATTTCGTTATTCCTTTAGTCTTGACAGCTATTATTACTACAATTATTATTGCAGTTGCTCAAATAAAATTGACTTTACCTCAAGACTATACAAGTTTTTATGATTTATTTATTGCAATCATTAAGGCAAAAGAAATAGCGTATATAATTCTGATTCTAACTTCTGTTTATGCACTTGTCAGTAATGGAATTTCTATTGCAAGAACTATTAAGTTCAACCCAAAATTAGCAGGTGGTGCGTTGGCGCATATTGGTGTTGCTTTAATGTTTTTTGGTATTTTATCTTCTTCAGGATATGATGAAATTGTTTCTATGAATATGTCAGGACTTTTGTATAATAAAGAATTTTCTGATGAAGTCAATAGAGAAAATGTTTTGCTTTTCCGTAGTCAGCCTACCAAAATGAGCAAATATGCAGTTACTTATAAGGGACAGTATTGGGATTCTCCAAATTTTTCTCATTATGTAAATAAAGAAGATGTAAAGGGAACAGCCTATGCTCACAAAGTAGTGGCTCAAAAAGATTTGATTCACAATGACAAAGTAGAAGTAAAAGCAGGAGATACAATCCGAATTTTTGAAGAAAATACTTACTACAAAATTGACTATGTAGATACGCTTACGAAAGAAACGTTTACACTTTTTCCTCGTGTACAGCAAAATCCTCAAATGGGATTTGTAGTAAGTCCAGATATTTCTCAATCAGTTACAAGCGACCTTTATACGCATCTTAGTAGCCTTCCAGACCCAGCCGAAGAAAGAACTTGGAGTCAGCCAGAAACAAAAGTTTTAGCTCCTATGGATACTTTTATTGTCAATGATTTTGTGGCAGTATTAGATGGCGTACATCGTGGAAAGCCTTTGGCAGATGAAGATTATATGATTTATGCTGAAATTAGAATTTTGGATAGAGAAGAAACCTACACTGCAAAGCCTATTTTTCAGATAAAAGGAAATGAAGTGCGTGGTGTTCCTGAAATCATAGAATCAGCTGGTGTAGAGTTTACGATGCTAAATATTGACCCAAAAACAGAACAATTTACCTTCAAAATCAGAACGACACAGCGTGATTGGATAATCATGAAAGCCTTGGAAAAACCGTATATTAGTTTACTTTGGCTCGGTGTAAGCGTGATGACACTTGGTATTTTGGTGGCAATGTGGAGAAGATATACAGAAGCTAGAAAAGTAACTATTTCTAAAAAGTCTAATCAAAAAAAGCCAAAAAATGAAGTAGAATTAGCTTGATGGTACTCTTTTTAATAGCTTTAAAATAAAAATCAAGTAAATTAGACCTATTCAAAGTATTTCTGAAGAAATTAGCAAACTATTTGATAAAAACATAACAACGAACAGACTAAAATTTAGCAACTTTTAAAGCAAACAAATTAAATCAAGTAGTTTCTAAAGTAATCTTATCTAAAAATATTATTCTTTTTATTCAAAAAACATTTTATAATGGAGTTAAATAAATTTGCTCACTTTACTATTTCAAAAAAATCATTTTTATTGATTTTTTCACTTCTCTTTGCTATTTCTTTTTCTAGCATAGCCCAAAATAAAGAACAAAAAATAAAAAAGGAAGAAAAAACACCTGTCAAGATTGCCAAATATTTTTATAAAAAATTAGATGGACAGCTTGGCGACCAACGCATAGAATTTGATTTGATGCGTTTTGGTTCTACCCTAGAAGGACATTTCTACTTTTTAGACAAAGAAGAAAAAGGAACTATCAGAGGAACAATTTCTGAAACAGGACGTGTTTCTTTAGAAGAAATTGAAGGAAGAACAGAAGAAGGAGATGCTAATATAGTAGGTTTCTTTGAAGGAAAATTTATGTCTCCTACCGAAATTGCAGGTACTTGGCATTCCTTTGATGGAGAGGAATATAATACTTTTACTGTAAAAGAAAATTATCCAGAAAAATCGTCTAGCTTTTGGGTAGTCCATGAAGGTAGAAGTTATAGTGGAACGGCAACTGTTGATTTGGTTTATGTAGTGATGGGAGATGAGAAACACAACGCTACTGCTAAAAAAATAAATGAGTTTATTAATAGCCATATTTTAAACTATGAACACCCTACAAGTACAAAAAAACAATTTGGCGATCATAGCGAATTTTTAGATGATTTTGTAAACCGTTATAAAAAGGCAAGTGAAAAAGCTCAAAAAGAAAGTGGACAAATGCCAATATGGGATAATCATCATCAGATTATATTAGATTATAATAATCATAATATTATAGTTTTGGAGTTTGTCGAAAGTGTTTTTGAAGGAGGTGTTTATGCTGACGAAAAGATAAACTTTGTGAACTTTGATTTAGGTACAGGAGAGCGTATTAAATTAGAAGAACTTTTTGAGAAAGATTTTATGCCAAAGCTAACCAAAGTAGCCGAAGATGTTTTTCGTAATAAATATGGTTTTAAAGACATTGAAGATTTTTCAACAGAGGGAATCAATTTTGAGGATAACAAGTTTGTCTTGAATGATAATTATGCACTTAGTAAAGGTGGAATTACATTTCGTTTTAATGAAAAAGAAATTGCTGCGCATTCAATGGGAGCTTTTGAAATTTTTATTCCTTATTCGAAAATAAAAGACCTTATAAAAAAGGATAGTTCATTACAGGAAGTAATAGAAAATAACTATTAGAATACGAACTATAAAAAATGTTTGAGAACGTAGTTTTTTTCATAAAATTGACTTTTTTTCAAAAAAAGTGAAACAGATAATCTTATCAGAACGTATCTTACTTACTACATCTTATCTTATTAACTCTTTGTTTATAAACCAATTAAGATAGTGTTTAAATAGAGCTAACAGGAAGGAAATTGATAAAATATCTCCATTATGAAAAAATCTACTTCAAAAATTCATTCTCATCTTATAAGCAAAACAAAACACGCTCATTTCCTTGCTCAAAAAAGACAAGATTCGATTACACACGAAATTATAGAAGAAGGAGATGAAGTTGTTTTTTGTAGTGTCTGTAAGTCAGCTTTCATGGTGGATTCTTGGGAGTATATTGGTCGTTCACATTGTCATCAACCTAAAACACTCAAAAAAGTACCTACATTGCGTACTCTTTCTTTAGACAGAAGGAAAATTGAGAAAAGAAAAAAAGTAGCTTTTTATAAAAAACATTCTGGGGGAGTTCTAATAGCTGTTTGTGTTTTGAGTAGCGTTGTGGGAATGATGACGATGGCAATAGATACCCTCACTTCACCAGCCAAGTCAATTAGCACTCAGGGAATTACGATTACTGAAAAACACTATATCAACAACGGAAAGGCATATTATAAGGCACAAAACTATACAAAAGCTGAAAGTTTTTACATAAAAGCTCTCAATATAAACCCAAGCAATACAGAAGCTTTACATCTTTTAGAACAGCTTGAGAATGAATATTTACTAGCTCTAGAAGAAGCAGACCGTTTTTTCAAAGTGCAAAATTACAAAGACGCAAGTTATTGGTATAAGAGAGCTACACACTACAAGCCTAATTCGGAGTATCCTACAAAACAGTTGTCGCTTATCACACAGGCACAAGCAGAGCCACCCATTTTGTTTACAAATGCAAAAGATTTGAACAAAGACTTAGATTATTCTACCTTAAAAGAATACCCAAAAGAGTGGGAAGAGTTTATAAATAAAGACGAAAAGCTTCATTTTTGGGTAGAGAATTTACAAAAAACAGAAGTGCTTTTGAGCTATGAAAGTGGACTTGTAGAGTTGAGAAGTTTGGAAGAAGAAAAAGTCAACGAAAATAAAGAACAGTACGAGTTTTCAAAACCTCTTACTGATAATGAAGAAGAAACAAAGTTGGGAAAACTTCTAACTACTTTTCAAGGTGCAAGAATGCCACAAGCTACTTTTGTATATGGAGAATTGTTTTTGAGAGAATTTGAAAAACTAAGTGAAAAAGAAAAAGAAGAAATAGACAACAAAATATTTGCTTATGAGTCGATTTCTGTAATTAGTAAAGGTAATAAAATATATTATTACACC harbors:
- a CDS encoding TonB-dependent receptor yields the protein MMKHYILSLIALVFACSVAFNSYGQGSTTSALSGVIKDKNGEELPGATVLAVHTPTGSQFGTVTSLNGNYSIRNMNVGGPYTITVQYIGYEDNKKENVYLSLGQTLSLDFELAETASELEVVTVTSQREIIDGEKTGASTVISTETIDNMPTASRNLGDYLRVTPQATVTEGNDGPEISIAGQNNRFNSIFIDGAVSNDVFGLSGSGTNGGQTGVSPISPDAIEQIEVVVAPYDVTLGNFTGGGVNAVTRSGTNKFTGSAYWFTRNENFAGKTPTDTEGVERQKLNDFQSNTFGFRLGGPIVKNKVFFFVNAEMQREEQSQPFPFESFRGDATQADVDQLVNFVSTNYGYDLGGYLDNGRQRDANKILAKVDWNISQKHKLSLRHSYSFGEELEGNASNPSNINFLRGSELFPSNTNSTTLELKSNLNANMSNKLIVGYTAVRDDRNFEGDPFPRVQIQDGRNNINFGSEPFSIGNELNQDVFILTDNFTWFKDKHTVTFGTHNEFYSIYNLFLRENFGVYRFGSLEDFYNNNPNRYVRSYSLLPSVDAQQGDAATAVAGEFSAAQLGFYVQDEYSATNKLTLTGGLRVDIPLFFDEPTANQDFNANALPEMLQTWAPDVEVASGTIPSGNVLFSPRFGFNYDVKGDRSVQVRGGLGLFTGRIPFVWPGGAFTNNGVFIASVFQNNPQTINSAGDTVALPFNPNPFDQYTGADIVGSREGASQIDLFADDFKYSQVFRTSLAVDTKLPFGLVGTLEGIYTKNINQILYRNINVAAPVGTVNTSYGDDRPVYDGAITRDYDRVLLATNTNEGYSYNITAQIQKPFSGRKFDFSANVAYTFGRSTSVLDGTSSQNSSNWRNTYVTDRNNLELSRSDFDPGHRINAFVSGKATYGSFAATTISLFYNGQSGRPFSYVYAGGIHGDDRSGRDFNNLIWIPADQSQINLIDNIDRDGNLVATAAEQWTALNNFIENDDYLSKNRGGYAERNGPRLPFESILDLKLVQDFFVTTGSGSRNQLQVTFDIFNFTNFLNKDWGRRRSMPFGSYAAIDFEGFVDEDNGDFTPQFIFEEDGSAKEVSQIRDTGFYSSRWQMQLGVRYIFK
- a CDS encoding GAF domain-containing protein codes for the protein MWKLNTIGKRVRAGNLIIIIAAVISASLSLFMLSRSQKMLHQSFSVITPSVEAINDLLLLVTRSKMYITNWIHLPDNIDDKEDLILLHNEQFPEVKDRISTLKRDWQNKENVYRVDSIIIAFDDILQTEQEVMNTLNRSEDYSDGTKREKAIRLVNEMIIPNSNILIKNLEALEASKLKEKQADGDSVERSLNWLYKIILGLGITTFIVGSMASFLTTKSVSKPIQKLNQVLAGLARGSIPNSDFGIRIGNHEIGQMTRSLQELIKSLKNTSEFARKIGSGKYNSAFDVLGENDILGNSLLDMRNSLAKVAEEDRRRAWITEGIAQFGDILRANYDDTEEFAAAIVQRLVKYTEANQGGVFVISETPDSEGEFMYLAAAYAWDKPKYLEKKIRKGEGLTGQAWQEGETVFLSYVPDDYIHITSGLGNTNPSSILLTPLSYNQKLYGVVELAFFNPPEPYRIEFVEKIVESFASTLSSVRTNQRTQLLLKESQEMTEQMRAQEEEMRQNVEELQATQEMVERKSRELEDQLNAINQAAAMIELNPRGIITEINELYLKISQYSEEEIKGQPHTILLKEGYETSNKYMQLWENLTQGIIVEGEFERQAKDKSSFWLRATYYPVMDNYKNLERVIHIATDITEQKTQAIRLEETLTEQAEAVEQMRMQEDVMQQAMEQMQEAQQEVEKREKLLEESYKEQEQYIEQMNSQEEMMAMSMEDMNQNIEEITKEKEEMKQKLIACQKRVEELESKK
- the ccsA gene encoding cytochrome c biogenesis protein CcsA: MNLLIGQIGHLFVILSFVSSIVAAIAYYFASQNNESLSDKKELEIYSWKKMARLAFGVHAFSVIAVVVVLFSIIYNHQYEYHYAWSHSSNNLPYYYMISCFWEGQEGSFLLWIFWHVCIGAVIILRSIFIKHKKNNAWEAPVMMVFATVQAFLASMILGVIVPFANLKIGSSPFILLRDAMDAPIFQSQPNYIPVDGTGLNPLLQNYWMVIHPPTLFLGFALCLVPFAFVIAGLWKKETTKWLKPTFAWSLLAAAILGVGIVMGAYWAYETLNFGGYWNWDPVENAVFIPWLVLIAGIHAMTMQQKRPSMAKLSAVLMLSSFLLILYSTFLTRSGILGDTSVHSFTDLGLSGQLLIYLLFFVIGASILFFMNWNNFPKSKEESSFYSGEFWVTLGVVVLGLSALQVLVPTSIPVYNAILDNLGIDSNVAPPADPEMFYTKWQLWFSVGIAFLSATAQIFWWKRIEKSNIKDNFVIPLVLTAIITTIIIAVAQIKLTLPQDYTSFYDLFIAIIKAKEIAYIILILTSVYALVSNGISIARTIKFNPKLAGGALAHIGVALMFFGILSSSGYDEIVSMNMSGLLYNKEFSDEVNRENVLLFRSQPTKMSKYAVTYKGQYWDSPNFSHYVNKEDVKGTAYAHKVVAQKDLIHNDKVEVKAGDTIRIFEENTYYKIDYVDTLTKETFTLFPRVQQNPQMGFVVSPDISQSVTSDLYTHLSSLPDPAEERTWSQPETKVLAPMDTFIVNDFVAVLDGVHRGKPLADEDYMIYAEIRILDREETYTAKPIFQIKGNEVRGVPEIIESAGVEFTMLNIDPKTEQFTFKIRTTQRDWIIMKALEKPYISLLWLGVSVMTLGILVAMWRRYTEARKVTISKKSNQKKPKNEVELA
- a CDS encoding RsiV family protein, which encodes MELNKFAHFTISKKSFLLIFSLLFAISFSSIAQNKEQKIKKEEKTPVKIAKYFYKKLDGQLGDQRIEFDLMRFGSTLEGHFYFLDKEEKGTIRGTISETGRVSLEEIEGRTEEGDANIVGFFEGKFMSPTEIAGTWHSFDGEEYNTFTVKENYPEKSSSFWVVHEGRSYSGTATVDLVYVVMGDEKHNATAKKINEFINSHILNYEHPTSTKKQFGDHSEFLDDFVNRYKKASEKAQKESGQMPIWDNHHQIILDYNNHNIIVLEFVESVFEGGVYADEKINFVNFDLGTGERIKLEELFEKDFMPKLTKVAEDVFRNKYGFKDIEDFSTEGINFEDNKFVLNDNYALSKGGITFRFNEKEIAAHSMGAFEIFIPYSKIKDLIKKDSSLQEVIENNY
- a CDS encoding tetratricopeptide repeat protein, giving the protein MKKSTSKIHSHLISKTKHAHFLAQKRQDSITHEIIEEGDEVVFCSVCKSAFMVDSWEYIGRSHCHQPKTLKKVPTLRTLSLDRRKIEKRKKVAFYKKHSGGVLIAVCVLSSVVGMMTMAIDTLTSPAKSISTQGITITEKHYINNGKAYYKAQNYTKAESFYIKALNINPSNTEALHLLEQLENEYLLALEEADRFFKVQNYKDASYWYKRATHYKPNSEYPTKQLSLITQAQAEPPILFTNAKDLNKDLDYSTLKEYPKEWEEFINKDEKLHFWVENLQKTEVLLSYESGLVELRSLEEEKVNENKEQYEFSKPLTDNEEETKLGKLLTTFQGARMPQATFVYGELFLREFEKLSEKEKEEIDNKIFAYESISVISKGNKIYYYTLDTRGARQVNEFSTFHFKDNEKVILGNSGRYFLIQTDKILHLYDTRSKVVMKSLRTNEHQSFIKDARFDTENNQIIAQTAKGESTWKITE